Proteins encoded together in one Ammospiza nelsoni isolate bAmmNel1 chromosome Z, bAmmNel1.pri, whole genome shotgun sequence window:
- the AGTPBP1 gene encoding cytosolic carboxypeptidase 1 isoform X1, with protein MNKAKASSEKSSRTISLLSQLEKINLDPVLGESDSARHVTSKILHLVQSQEKTRKEMTSKGSTGIEIMLSTLENTRDPQTIVNILNILIEIVSIGGGRRASVLVTKGGTQILLQLLLSASKDSPPNEELMVLLHTLLAKIGPKDRKIGVKARINGVLNISLNLVKHNLQNHRLVLPCLQVLRVYSTNSVNAVSLGKNGVVELMFKIIGPFSKRNTSLMKVALDTLAALLKSKTNARRAVDRGYVQALLTIYVDWHRHDSRHRYMLIRKGVLQCIKSITNIKLGRKAFIDANGMKILYNTSQECLAVRTLDPLVNTSSLIMRKCFPKNRLPLPTIKSTFHFQLPVIPASGPVAQLYNLPPDVDDVVDESDDNDDAETESEIETEIDDDKDQHFKNDDIETDINKLKPRQELGRSIEELKMYEQFFPELSENFQEWDLVSKEPKPFVPDANLSGPIVVPTASEEHSAVANPSTKGVALKECSPLLTEECNRRPVFLELPKKDSAKGGSLHQQNDQRNMLPSSQCLSQEIVKGLDRISLQNSAKNDQYSGTGCVIEKENKAGITTLASSKPCEHVSPCGGSLFEGSSVQLGKLCCTGVDSEEEEDSRSSSSGEHATLQVSDVSPVHDCDLYLEMVKNTKSIPEYSEVAYPDYFGHIPPPFKEPILERRYGVQRTKICQDIERLIHQNDIIDKVVYDLDNSSFSVPEEADVLKFNSKFESGNLRKVIQIRKNEYDLILNSDINSNHYHQWFYFEVSGMKTGIGYRFNIINCEKSNSQFNYGMQPLMYSVQEALRCRPCWTRVGTDICYYKNHFSRSSIAAGGQKGKSYYTITFTVTFQHKEDVCYFAYHYPYTYSTLKMHLRKLESMHNPQQIYFRHDVLCKTLAGNSCPLVTITAMPESNYYEHIYQFRNRPYIFLSARVHPGETNASWVMKGTLEYLMSNSPNAQSLRESYIFKIIPMLNPDGVINGNHRCSLSGEDLNRQWQNPNPDLHPTIYHAKGLLQYLAAIKRLPLVYCDYHGHSRKKNVFMYGCSIKETMWHTSVNAASCDLMEDPAYRALPKILSHTAPAFCMGSCSFVVEKSKESTARVVVWREIGVQRSYTMESTLCGCDQGKYKGLQIGTRELEEMGAKFCVGLLRLKRMSSPLEYNLPSNLLDIENELIESSCKVTSPTTYVLDEDEPRFLEEVDYSAESNDEDVELADNVGDYEATNQDDGLSDPDSTRIHLS; from the exons TTCTCGGACTATAtccctgctgtcacagctggaGAAGATAAATTTGGACCCTGTGTTAGGAGAATCAGACAGTGCCAGACATGTTACCTCAAAGATCCTTCATCTGGTCCAGAGTCAAG AAAAAACCAGGAAGGAGATGACTTCTAAGGGCTCCACTGGAATAGAAATTATGCTGTCAACCCTAGAg AATACAAGAGATCCTCAAACTATTGTAAATATATTGAATATTCTCATTGAGATAGTCTCAATTG GTGGTGGTCGGAGAGCAAGTGTCTTAGTTACCAAAGGAGGGACACAGATCTTGTTACAGCTGCTTTTGAGTGCCAGCAAAGACTCTCCACCGAATGAAGAACTAATGGTGCTTCTTCATACTCTGCTTGCAAAAATTGGTCCAAAAG ACAGGAAGATTGGCGTGAAAGCAAGAATAAATGGGGTCCTAAACATATCATTGAATTTAGTGAAGCATAATTTGCAGAACCACAGACTAGTATTGCCATGTCTTCAAGTATTAAGAGTTTATTCAACCAACT CTGTAAATGCAGTATCTCTGGGAAAGAATGGAGTAGTAGAACTGATGTTTAAGATTATTGGCCCTTTTAGTAAAAGGAACACTAGCCTTATGAA GGTTGCTTTAGACACACTTGCTGCATTGCTAAAATCAA AAACAAATGCCAGGAGAGCAGTAGACAGAGGATATGTGCAGGCCCTTCTAACCATTTATGTTGATTGGCACCGTCACGACAGTCGACACAGATACATGCTGATACGTAAAGGAGTGTTACAGTGCATTAAAAGTATTACAAACATCAAACTGggaagaaaagcatttattgATGCCAATGGGATGAAAATTCTTTACAACACTTCACAG GAGTGCCTTGCCGTAAGAACTCTTGATCCTCTCGTTAATACATCCAGCCTAATaatgagaaaatgttttccCAAAAATCGTCTTCCATTACCAACTATTAAAAGTACTTTCCATTTCCAACTCCCAGTTATTCCTGCCAGTGGTCCTGTGGCTCAGCTATACAATTTGCCTCCTGATG TGGATGATGTAGTAGATGAAAGTGATGATAACGATGATGCTGAAACAGAATCAGAAATTGAAACTGAAATTGATGATGACAAGGACCAACATTTTAAG AATGATGATATTGAGACTGATATTAATAAACTGAAACCTAGACAGGAACTGGGAAGATCTATAGAAGAACTGAAAATGTATGAGCAATTTTTCCCAGAACTTTCAGAAAACTTTCAG GAATGGGACTTAGTTTCCAAGGAACCAAAGCCTTTTGTACCTGATGCAAATTTGAGTGGACCTATTGTTGTTCCTACAGCCAGTGAGGAGCACTCTGCTGTAGCAAACCCATCAACAAAAGGAGTTGCTTTAAAGGAGTGCAGTCCTTTATTGACAGAGGAATGCAATAGAAGGCCAGTGTTTCTGGAACTACCAAAGAAAGATAGCGCGAAAGGCGGTAGTTTACATCAGCAAAATGATCAAAGAAACATGCTTCCATCATCCCAGTGTCTAAGCCAAGAAATTGTGAAAGGCTTGGACAGAATCAGTCTCCAGAACAGTGCAAAAAATGATCAATATTCTGGTACAGGGTGTGTaatagagaaggaaaacaaagctggcATTACCACACTTGCTTCTAGTAAACCTTGTGAGCACGTTTCACCCTGTGGAGGTAGTCTCTTTGAAGGATCATCTGTCCAGCTGGGAAAACTCTGCTGCACTGGAGTGGattcagaggaggaggaggattccAGATCTAGTTCATCAGGAGAACATGCCACGCTTCAAGTTTCTGATGTATCACCAGTTCATGACTGTGATCTTTATCTTGAAATGGTGAAGAACACAAAATCTATTCCGGAATACTCAGAAGTGGCCTATCCAGATTATTTTGGACATATTCCACCCCCATTTAAGGAACCTATTCTGGAACGGCGATATGGAGTGCAGAG gaCAAAAATCTGTCAAGATATTGAAAGGCTGATTCATCAAAATGACATTATAGATAAAGTTGTGTATGACCTCGATAATTCGAG CTTTTCTGTACCAGAGGAGGCAGATGTTCTGAAGTTTAATTCCAAGTTTGAATCTGGAAACCTGCGCAAAGTTATTCAGATCAGAAA aaatgaatATGATCTAATTCTGAACTCAGATATAAACAGCAATCATTATCATCAGTGGTTCTACTTTGAAGTCAGTGGAATGAAAACTGGCATTGGTTACCGGTTTAACATCATCAACTGTGAAAAGTCAAACAGTCAGTTCAACTATG GTATGCAGCCCCTCATGTATTCTGTTCAGGAAGCACTGCGTTGTCGACCGTGTTGGACTCGTGTTGGGACAGATATTTGTTACTACAA GAATCACTTTTCAAGAAGTTCAATTGCTGCTGGAGGCCAGAAAGGAAAATCCTATTACACAATTACATTCACTGTGACTTTTCAACACAAAGAAGATGTGTGCTACTTTGCTTACCATTATCCATATACATACTCAACTTTAAAG ATGCATCTTAGGAAGCTGGAATCTATGCACAACCCTCAACAGATATATTTTCGTCATGATGTTCTCTGTAAGACCCTGGCTGGCAACAGCTGTCCATTAGTCACTATTACAGCCATGCCAGAGTCCAATTACTATGAACATATCTATCAGTTCA GGAATCGTCCTTATATATTCCTATCTGCTCGTGTGCATCCTGGAGAGACTAATGCAAGCTGGGTTATGAAGGGAACACTGGAATACCTTATGAGCAATAGTCCAAATGCGCAGTCTTTACGGGAatcttatatttttaaaattattcccaTGCTCAATCCAGATGGTGTCATCAATGGAAA CCACCGTTGCTCTTTAAGTGGAGAAGATTTAAACAGACAGTGGCAAAATCCAAATCCAGATCTGCATCCCACTATTTACCATGCTAAAGGGTTACTGCAATATCTGGCTGCTATAAAACGTTTGCCTTTG GTCTACTGTGATTATCATGGTCATTCTCGTAAAAAGAATGTATTTATGTATGGCTGCAGCATCAAAGAGACAATGTGGCATACAAGTGTTAATGCTGCCTCTTGTGACCTGATGGAAGACCCTGCTTACAGG GCACTCCCCAAGATCTTGAGTCACACTGCCCCTGCATTCTGCATGGGTAGCTGCAGCTTTGTAGTGGAAAAGTCCAAGGAATCTACAGCACGAGTTGTTGTCTGGAGAGAGATAGGAGTACAAAGGAGCTACACAATGGAAAGCACATTATGTGGATGTGACCAGGGCAAGTATAAA
- the AGTPBP1 gene encoding cytosolic carboxypeptidase 1 isoform X3, with product MNKAKASSEKSVSASSRTISLLSQLEKINLDPVLGESDSARHVTSKILHLVQSQEKTRKEMTSKGSTGIEIMLSTLENTRDPQTIVNILNILIEIVSIGGGRRASVLVTKGGTQILLQLLLSASKDSPPNEELMVLLHTLLAKIGPKDRKIGVKARINGVLNISLNLVKHNLQNHRLVLPCLQVLRVYSTNSVNAVSLGKNGVVELMFKIIGPFSKRNTSLMKVALDTLAALLKSKTNARRAVDRGYVQALLTIYVDWHRHDSRHRYMLIRKGVLQCIKSITNIKLGRKAFIDANGMKILYNTSQECLAVRTLDPLVNTSSLIMRKCFPKNRLPLPTIKSTFHFQLPVIPASGPVAQLYNLPPDVDDVVDESDDNDDAETESEIETEIDDDKDQHFKNDDIETDINKLKPRQELGRSIEELKMYEQFFPELSENFQEWDLVSKEPKPFVPDANLSGPIVVPTASEEHSAVANPSTKGVALKECSPLLTEECNRRPVFLELPKKDSAKGGSLHQQNDQRNMLPSSQCLSQEIVKGLDRISLQNSAKNDQYSGTGCVIEKENKAGITTLASSKPCEHVSPCGGSLFEGSSVQLGKLCCTGVDSEEEEDSRSSSSGEHATLQVSDVSPVHDCDLYLEMVKNTKSIPEYSEVAYPDYFGHIPPPFKEPILERRYGVQRTKICQDIERLIHQNDIIDKVVYDLDNSSFSVPEEADVLKFNSKFESGNLRKVIQIRKNEYDLILNSDINSNHYHQWFYFEVSGMKTGIGYRFNIINCEKSNSQFNYGMQPLMYSVQEALRCRPCWTRVGTDICYYKNHFSRSSIAAGGQKGKSYYTITFTVTFQHKEDVCYFAYHYPYTYSTLKMHLRKLESMHNPQQIYFRHDVLCKTLAGNSCPLVTITAMPESNYYEHIYQFRNRPYIFLSARVHPGETNASWVMKGTLEYLMSNSPNAQSLRESYIFKIIPMLNPDGVINGNHRCSLSGEDLNRQWQNPNPDLHPTIYHAKGLLQYLAAIKRLPLVYCDYHGHSRKKNVFMYGCSIKETMWHTSVNAASCDLMEDPAYRALPKILSHTAPAFCMGSCSFVVEKSKESTARVVVWREIGVQRSYTMESTLCGCDQGKYKGLQIGTRELEEMGAKFCVGLLRLKRMSSPLEYNLPSNLLDIENELIESSCKVTSPTTYVLDEDEPRFLEEVDYSAESNDEDVELADNVGDYEATNQDDGLSDPDSTRIHLS from the exons TGTTTCTGCCAGTTCTCGGACTATAtccctgctgtcacagctggaGAAGATAAATTTGGACCCTGTGTTAGGAGAATCAGACAGTGCCAGACATGTTACCTCAAAGATCCTTCATCTGGTCCAGAGTCAAG AAAAAACCAGGAAGGAGATGACTTCTAAGGGCTCCACTGGAATAGAAATTATGCTGTCAACCCTAGAg AATACAAGAGATCCTCAAACTATTGTAAATATATTGAATATTCTCATTGAGATAGTCTCAATTG GTGGTGGTCGGAGAGCAAGTGTCTTAGTTACCAAAGGAGGGACACAGATCTTGTTACAGCTGCTTTTGAGTGCCAGCAAAGACTCTCCACCGAATGAAGAACTAATGGTGCTTCTTCATACTCTGCTTGCAAAAATTGGTCCAAAAG ACAGGAAGATTGGCGTGAAAGCAAGAATAAATGGGGTCCTAAACATATCATTGAATTTAGTGAAGCATAATTTGCAGAACCACAGACTAGTATTGCCATGTCTTCAAGTATTAAGAGTTTATTCAACCAACT CTGTAAATGCAGTATCTCTGGGAAAGAATGGAGTAGTAGAACTGATGTTTAAGATTATTGGCCCTTTTAGTAAAAGGAACACTAGCCTTATGAA GGTTGCTTTAGACACACTTGCTGCATTGCTAAAATCAA AAACAAATGCCAGGAGAGCAGTAGACAGAGGATATGTGCAGGCCCTTCTAACCATTTATGTTGATTGGCACCGTCACGACAGTCGACACAGATACATGCTGATACGTAAAGGAGTGTTACAGTGCATTAAAAGTATTACAAACATCAAACTGggaagaaaagcatttattgATGCCAATGGGATGAAAATTCTTTACAACACTTCACAG GAGTGCCTTGCCGTAAGAACTCTTGATCCTCTCGTTAATACATCCAGCCTAATaatgagaaaatgttttccCAAAAATCGTCTTCCATTACCAACTATTAAAAGTACTTTCCATTTCCAACTCCCAGTTATTCCTGCCAGTGGTCCTGTGGCTCAGCTATACAATTTGCCTCCTGATG TGGATGATGTAGTAGATGAAAGTGATGATAACGATGATGCTGAAACAGAATCAGAAATTGAAACTGAAATTGATGATGACAAGGACCAACATTTTAAG AATGATGATATTGAGACTGATATTAATAAACTGAAACCTAGACAGGAACTGGGAAGATCTATAGAAGAACTGAAAATGTATGAGCAATTTTTCCCAGAACTTTCAGAAAACTTTCAG GAATGGGACTTAGTTTCCAAGGAACCAAAGCCTTTTGTACCTGATGCAAATTTGAGTGGACCTATTGTTGTTCCTACAGCCAGTGAGGAGCACTCTGCTGTAGCAAACCCATCAACAAAAGGAGTTGCTTTAAAGGAGTGCAGTCCTTTATTGACAGAGGAATGCAATAGAAGGCCAGTGTTTCTGGAACTACCAAAGAAAGATAGCGCGAAAGGCGGTAGTTTACATCAGCAAAATGATCAAAGAAACATGCTTCCATCATCCCAGTGTCTAAGCCAAGAAATTGTGAAAGGCTTGGACAGAATCAGTCTCCAGAACAGTGCAAAAAATGATCAATATTCTGGTACAGGGTGTGTaatagagaaggaaaacaaagctggcATTACCACACTTGCTTCTAGTAAACCTTGTGAGCACGTTTCACCCTGTGGAGGTAGTCTCTTTGAAGGATCATCTGTCCAGCTGGGAAAACTCTGCTGCACTGGAGTGGattcagaggaggaggaggattccAGATCTAGTTCATCAGGAGAACATGCCACGCTTCAAGTTTCTGATGTATCACCAGTTCATGACTGTGATCTTTATCTTGAAATGGTGAAGAACACAAAATCTATTCCGGAATACTCAGAAGTGGCCTATCCAGATTATTTTGGACATATTCCACCCCCATTTAAGGAACCTATTCTGGAACGGCGATATGGAGTGCAGAG gaCAAAAATCTGTCAAGATATTGAAAGGCTGATTCATCAAAATGACATTATAGATAAAGTTGTGTATGACCTCGATAATTCGAG CTTTTCTGTACCAGAGGAGGCAGATGTTCTGAAGTTTAATTCCAAGTTTGAATCTGGAAACCTGCGCAAAGTTATTCAGATCAGAAA aaatgaatATGATCTAATTCTGAACTCAGATATAAACAGCAATCATTATCATCAGTGGTTCTACTTTGAAGTCAGTGGAATGAAAACTGGCATTGGTTACCGGTTTAACATCATCAACTGTGAAAAGTCAAACAGTCAGTTCAACTATG GTATGCAGCCCCTCATGTATTCTGTTCAGGAAGCACTGCGTTGTCGACCGTGTTGGACTCGTGTTGGGACAGATATTTGTTACTACAA GAATCACTTTTCAAGAAGTTCAATTGCTGCTGGAGGCCAGAAAGGAAAATCCTATTACACAATTACATTCACTGTGACTTTTCAACACAAAGAAGATGTGTGCTACTTTGCTTACCATTATCCATATACATACTCAACTTTAAAG ATGCATCTTAGGAAGCTGGAATCTATGCACAACCCTCAACAGATATATTTTCGTCATGATGTTCTCTGTAAGACCCTGGCTGGCAACAGCTGTCCATTAGTCACTATTACAGCCATGCCAGAGTCCAATTACTATGAACATATCTATCAGTTCA GGAATCGTCCTTATATATTCCTATCTGCTCGTGTGCATCCTGGAGAGACTAATGCAAGCTGGGTTATGAAGGGAACACTGGAATACCTTATGAGCAATAGTCCAAATGCGCAGTCTTTACGGGAatcttatatttttaaaattattcccaTGCTCAATCCAGATGGTGTCATCAATGGAAA CCACCGTTGCTCTTTAAGTGGAGAAGATTTAAACAGACAGTGGCAAAATCCAAATCCAGATCTGCATCCCACTATTTACCATGCTAAAGGGTTACTGCAATATCTGGCTGCTATAAAACGTTTGCCTTTG GTCTACTGTGATTATCATGGTCATTCTCGTAAAAAGAATGTATTTATGTATGGCTGCAGCATCAAAGAGACAATGTGGCATACAAGTGTTAATGCTGCCTCTTGTGACCTGATGGAAGACCCTGCTTACAGG GCACTCCCCAAGATCTTGAGTCACACTGCCCCTGCATTCTGCATGGGTAGCTGCAGCTTTGTAGTGGAAAAGTCCAAGGAATCTACAGCACGAGTTGTTGTCTGGAGAGAGATAGGAGTACAAAGGAGCTACACAATGGAAAGCACATTATGTGGATGTGACCAGGGCAAGTATAAA
- the AGTPBP1 gene encoding cytosolic carboxypeptidase 1 isoform X2 encodes MNKAKASSEKSVSASSRTISLLSQLEKINLDPVLGESDSARHVTSKILHLVQSQEKTRKEMTSKGSTGIEIMLSTLENTRDPQTIVNILNILIEIVSIGGGRRASVLVTKGGTQILLQLLLSASKDSPPNEELMVLLHTLLAKIGPKDRKIGVKARINGVLNISLNLVKHNLQNHRLVLPCLQVLRVYSTNSVNAVSLGKNGVVELMFKIIGPFSKRNTSLMKVALDTLAALLKSKTNARRAVDRGYVQALLTIYVDWHRHDSRHRYMLIRKGVLQCIKSITNIKLGRKAFIDANGMKILYNTSQECLAVRTLDPLVNTSSLIMRKCFPKNRLPLPTIKSTFHFQLPVIPASGPVAQLYNLPPDVDDVVDESDDNDDAETESEIETEIDDDKDQHFKNDDIETDINKLKPRQELGRSIEELKMYEQFFPELSENFQEWDLVSKEPKPFVPDANLSGPIVVPTASEEHSAVANPSTKGVALKECSPLLTEECNRRPVFLELPKKDSAKGGSLHQQNDQRNMLPSSQCLSQEIVKGLDRISLQNSAKNDQYSGTGCVIEKENKAGITTLASSKPCEHVSPCGGSLFEGSSVQLGKLCCTGVDSEEEEDSRSSSSGEHATLQVSDVSPVHDCDLYLEMVKNTKSIPEYSEVAYPDYFGHIPPPFKEPILERRYGVQRTKICQDIERLIHQNDIIDKVVYDLDNSSFSVPEEADVLKFNSKFESGNLRKVIQIRKNEYDLILNSDINSNHYHQWFYFEVSGMKTGIGYRFNIINCEKSNSQFNYGMQPLMYSVQEALRCRPCWTRVGTDICYYKNHFSRSSIAAGGQKGKSYYTITFTVTFQHKEDVCYFAYHYPYTYSTLKMHLRKLESMHNPQQIYFRHDVLCKTLAGNSCPLVTITAMPESNYYEHIYQFRNRPYIFLSARVHPGETNASWVMKGTLEYLMSNSPNAQSLRESYIFKIIPMLNPDGVINGNHRCSLSGEDLNRQWQNPNPDLHPTIYHAKGLLQYLAAIKRLPLVYCDYHGHSRKKNVFMYGCSIKETMWHTSVNAASCDLMEDPAYRALPKILSHTAPAFCMGSCSFVVEKSKESTARVVVWREIGVQRSYTMESTLCGCDQGKYKGLQIGTRELEEMGAKFCVGLLRLKRMSSPLEYNLPSNLLDIENELIESSCKVTRNCWCVVTS; translated from the exons TGTTTCTGCCAGTTCTCGGACTATAtccctgctgtcacagctggaGAAGATAAATTTGGACCCTGTGTTAGGAGAATCAGACAGTGCCAGACATGTTACCTCAAAGATCCTTCATCTGGTCCAGAGTCAAG AAAAAACCAGGAAGGAGATGACTTCTAAGGGCTCCACTGGAATAGAAATTATGCTGTCAACCCTAGAg AATACAAGAGATCCTCAAACTATTGTAAATATATTGAATATTCTCATTGAGATAGTCTCAATTG GTGGTGGTCGGAGAGCAAGTGTCTTAGTTACCAAAGGAGGGACACAGATCTTGTTACAGCTGCTTTTGAGTGCCAGCAAAGACTCTCCACCGAATGAAGAACTAATGGTGCTTCTTCATACTCTGCTTGCAAAAATTGGTCCAAAAG ACAGGAAGATTGGCGTGAAAGCAAGAATAAATGGGGTCCTAAACATATCATTGAATTTAGTGAAGCATAATTTGCAGAACCACAGACTAGTATTGCCATGTCTTCAAGTATTAAGAGTTTATTCAACCAACT CTGTAAATGCAGTATCTCTGGGAAAGAATGGAGTAGTAGAACTGATGTTTAAGATTATTGGCCCTTTTAGTAAAAGGAACACTAGCCTTATGAA GGTTGCTTTAGACACACTTGCTGCATTGCTAAAATCAA AAACAAATGCCAGGAGAGCAGTAGACAGAGGATATGTGCAGGCCCTTCTAACCATTTATGTTGATTGGCACCGTCACGACAGTCGACACAGATACATGCTGATACGTAAAGGAGTGTTACAGTGCATTAAAAGTATTACAAACATCAAACTGggaagaaaagcatttattgATGCCAATGGGATGAAAATTCTTTACAACACTTCACAG GAGTGCCTTGCCGTAAGAACTCTTGATCCTCTCGTTAATACATCCAGCCTAATaatgagaaaatgttttccCAAAAATCGTCTTCCATTACCAACTATTAAAAGTACTTTCCATTTCCAACTCCCAGTTATTCCTGCCAGTGGTCCTGTGGCTCAGCTATACAATTTGCCTCCTGATG TGGATGATGTAGTAGATGAAAGTGATGATAACGATGATGCTGAAACAGAATCAGAAATTGAAACTGAAATTGATGATGACAAGGACCAACATTTTAAG AATGATGATATTGAGACTGATATTAATAAACTGAAACCTAGACAGGAACTGGGAAGATCTATAGAAGAACTGAAAATGTATGAGCAATTTTTCCCAGAACTTTCAGAAAACTTTCAG GAATGGGACTTAGTTTCCAAGGAACCAAAGCCTTTTGTACCTGATGCAAATTTGAGTGGACCTATTGTTGTTCCTACAGCCAGTGAGGAGCACTCTGCTGTAGCAAACCCATCAACAAAAGGAGTTGCTTTAAAGGAGTGCAGTCCTTTATTGACAGAGGAATGCAATAGAAGGCCAGTGTTTCTGGAACTACCAAAGAAAGATAGCGCGAAAGGCGGTAGTTTACATCAGCAAAATGATCAAAGAAACATGCTTCCATCATCCCAGTGTCTAAGCCAAGAAATTGTGAAAGGCTTGGACAGAATCAGTCTCCAGAACAGTGCAAAAAATGATCAATATTCTGGTACAGGGTGTGTaatagagaaggaaaacaaagctggcATTACCACACTTGCTTCTAGTAAACCTTGTGAGCACGTTTCACCCTGTGGAGGTAGTCTCTTTGAAGGATCATCTGTCCAGCTGGGAAAACTCTGCTGCACTGGAGTGGattcagaggaggaggaggattccAGATCTAGTTCATCAGGAGAACATGCCACGCTTCAAGTTTCTGATGTATCACCAGTTCATGACTGTGATCTTTATCTTGAAATGGTGAAGAACACAAAATCTATTCCGGAATACTCAGAAGTGGCCTATCCAGATTATTTTGGACATATTCCACCCCCATTTAAGGAACCTATTCTGGAACGGCGATATGGAGTGCAGAG gaCAAAAATCTGTCAAGATATTGAAAGGCTGATTCATCAAAATGACATTATAGATAAAGTTGTGTATGACCTCGATAATTCGAG CTTTTCTGTACCAGAGGAGGCAGATGTTCTGAAGTTTAATTCCAAGTTTGAATCTGGAAACCTGCGCAAAGTTATTCAGATCAGAAA aaatgaatATGATCTAATTCTGAACTCAGATATAAACAGCAATCATTATCATCAGTGGTTCTACTTTGAAGTCAGTGGAATGAAAACTGGCATTGGTTACCGGTTTAACATCATCAACTGTGAAAAGTCAAACAGTCAGTTCAACTATG GTATGCAGCCCCTCATGTATTCTGTTCAGGAAGCACTGCGTTGTCGACCGTGTTGGACTCGTGTTGGGACAGATATTTGTTACTACAA GAATCACTTTTCAAGAAGTTCAATTGCTGCTGGAGGCCAGAAAGGAAAATCCTATTACACAATTACATTCACTGTGACTTTTCAACACAAAGAAGATGTGTGCTACTTTGCTTACCATTATCCATATACATACTCAACTTTAAAG ATGCATCTTAGGAAGCTGGAATCTATGCACAACCCTCAACAGATATATTTTCGTCATGATGTTCTCTGTAAGACCCTGGCTGGCAACAGCTGTCCATTAGTCACTATTACAGCCATGCCAGAGTCCAATTACTATGAACATATCTATCAGTTCA GGAATCGTCCTTATATATTCCTATCTGCTCGTGTGCATCCTGGAGAGACTAATGCAAGCTGGGTTATGAAGGGAACACTGGAATACCTTATGAGCAATAGTCCAAATGCGCAGTCTTTACGGGAatcttatatttttaaaattattcccaTGCTCAATCCAGATGGTGTCATCAATGGAAA CCACCGTTGCTCTTTAAGTGGAGAAGATTTAAACAGACAGTGGCAAAATCCAAATCCAGATCTGCATCCCACTATTTACCATGCTAAAGGGTTACTGCAATATCTGGCTGCTATAAAACGTTTGCCTTTG GTCTACTGTGATTATCATGGTCATTCTCGTAAAAAGAATGTATTTATGTATGGCTGCAGCATCAAAGAGACAATGTGGCATACAAGTGTTAATGCTGCCTCTTGTGACCTGATGGAAGACCCTGCTTACAGG GCACTCCCCAAGATCTTGAGTCACACTGCCCCTGCATTCTGCATGGGTAGCTGCAGCTTTGTAGTGGAAAAGTCCAAGGAATCTACAGCACGAGTTGTTGTCTGGAGAGAGATAGGAGTACAAAGGAGCTACACAATGGAAAGCACATTATGTGGATGTGACCAGGGCAAGTATAAA